In Lactobacillus sp. PV012, one genomic interval encodes:
- a CDS encoding tyrosine-protein phosphatase: protein MVLVDIHAHLLPGIDDGSPDMETSLQLAKAAVEDGITHALMTPHHLNGRYSNHKKDVIKLTEQFQAQLKQEKIDLTIFPSQEVRLSSEIPAALDNDDILFCDEDGTYMLLEMPSEDVPLYAKEMTYQLLARGITPIIVHPERNSRILKEPELLQKFLEQGCLTQVTASSYVGVFGNKIADLSERLIAAGQVATFASDAHSLAKRESKMTEAYGKLSKEVGSDIAATFKQNAQDIINGENVSLDWQPLRRKKRFWIF, encoded by the coding sequence TGATGGGTCACCTGATATGGAAACCTCACTTCAGCTGGCAAAAGCTGCAGTTGAAGATGGAATTACTCATGCTTTAATGACACCTCACCATTTAAATGGGCGTTATAGCAATCACAAAAAAGATGTAATTAAGTTAACTGAGCAGTTTCAAGCACAATTAAAACAAGAAAAAATTGACTTAACCATTTTCCCTAGTCAAGAAGTTCGGTTAAGTAGTGAGATTCCAGCTGCGTTAGATAATGATGACATTCTATTTTGTGATGAAGATGGAACTTATATGTTATTAGAAATGCCTAGTGAAGATGTTCCATTATATGCAAAAGAGATGACTTATCAGTTGTTGGCACGAGGAATTACGCCAATAATCGTGCATCCTGAACGAAACAGCCGCATCTTAAAAGAGCCAGAGCTACTACAGAAATTTTTGGAACAAGGTTGTTTAACTCAAGTTACTGCCAGTTCTTATGTGGGAGTCTTTGGTAACAAGATTGCAGATTTAAGTGAGAGATTAATTGCAGCGGGTCAAGTTGCAACATTTGCGTCAGATGCTCATAGCTTAGCTAAGCGTGAGAGCAAGATGACTGAAGCATATGGTAAGTTGAGTAAAGAGGTTGGAAGTGACATAGCAGCCACTTTTAAGCAAAATGCTCAAGATATTATTAATGGAGAAAATGTTAGTTTAGATTGGCAACCTCTTAGAAGGAAGAAAAGATTTTGGATATTTTAG
- the cps2T gene encoding beta 1-4 rhamnosyltransferase Cps2T, with the protein MVKNIFIVGSKGIPAQYGGYETFVDELVTRQQDKNIKYHVACMTFNKETKHYDYNGAECQEISIPNIGGAKAIIYDLKALNWALDEIKKNNMRDGIIYILACRIGPFIHNYIPKFHKYGFQVWVNPDGHEWLRAKWSKPVRKYWKVSEGGMVKNADLLVCDSKNIEKYIYSSYLKYTPNTTFIAYGADIIPSKLKDNDKKVIDWYKEHNVKKNEYFLIVGRFVPENNYETMIREFMASNVDKDLVIITNVEKNKFYGELKEKTHFDRDTRIKFVGTVYDKDLLKYIRQNAFGYLHGHSVGGTNPSLLEALAITKLNLLYNVGFNREVGEDAALYWSKTPGFLKDLLEKSVTLTTKQIDNLGKRAQHRVIDGYSWSKIVNDYENTFLEK; encoded by the coding sequence ATGGTAAAGAATATATTTATAGTCGGATCAAAAGGTATTCCTGCTCAATATGGTGGTTACGAAACTTTTGTTGATGAATTAGTAACTCGTCAACAAGATAAAAATATTAAATATCATGTTGCCTGTATGACATTTAATAAAGAGACTAAACATTATGACTATAATGGTGCGGAATGCCAAGAAATTAGTATTCCTAATATTGGTGGAGCTAAGGCAATTATTTATGATTTAAAAGCTTTAAATTGGGCTTTAGATGAAATTAAAAAGAATAATATGCGAGATGGGATTATTTATATTCTAGCTTGTCGAATTGGACCTTTTATTCACAATTATATTCCTAAATTTCACAAATATGGCTTTCAAGTATGGGTAAATCCGGATGGTCATGAATGGTTACGCGCCAAATGGTCTAAACCAGTACGTAAGTATTGGAAAGTTAGTGAAGGTGGTATGGTTAAAAATGCTGACTTACTAGTTTGCGATAGTAAAAATATTGAAAAGTACATTTATTCATCTTATTTAAAGTATACTCCCAATACTACTTTTATTGCTTATGGTGCGGATATTATCCCGTCTAAACTAAAAGATAATGATAAAAAAGTTATCGATTGGTATAAAGAGCATAATGTAAAGAAAAATGAATACTTCTTAATTGTGGGACGTTTTGTTCCAGAAAATAATTATGAAACAATGATTCGAGAATTTATGGCAAGTAATGTTGATAAAGATTTAGTTATAATTACTAATGTTGAAAAGAATAAGTTCTATGGAGAATTAAAGGAAAAGACCCATTTTGATAGGGATACTAGAATTAAATTTGTGGGGACAGTATATGATAAGGATTTATTGAAATATATCCGTCAAAATGCATTTGGCTATCTTCATGGACACTCTGTTGGTGGTACTAATCCGTCATTGCTTGAAGCTCTTGCAATTACAAAATTGAATCTATTATATAATGTAGGCTTTAACCGTGAAGTTGGTGAAGATGCGGCGTTATATTGGAGTAAGACCCCGGGCTTTTTAAAAGACTTATTAGAAAAGTCTGTAACATTGACTACTAAACAAATAGATAATTTGGGTAAAAGGGCACAACACCGTGTAATTGATGGATATTCATGGAGTAAGATAGTCAATGATTATGAAAATACTTTTTTGGAGAAGTAA
- a CDS encoding glycosyltransferase family 2 protein, translating to MVKNNIKAPLVSIIVPFYNSERTLEKCLTSIEQQEYENIEIVLVNDGSKDKGLEIAKNYAQKYKNIKIFSQKNLGVAVAKERGVECSTGDYITFVDSDDYILPTYISDYIAAICKYDCDICISGYSTLKNGNLKKHLLSNRSFSIQKAEAMSDLLKDGFGDFFCNKIFSRKVMRYFKLDSGKNYEDIRECYKLFQYANTFFYVSNPGYVYVIHSGSITSTPSKKNRYDLYEAKIGQYLFFKENGYNDAIKVAYPSLIEVASKYLLFCGKLRNRSYDNMAKKIIYEAKLQDISSYKLKVLVILIKIWEGRKW from the coding sequence ATGGTGAAAAATAATATTAAAGCTCCGTTAGTGTCTATAATTGTACCATTTTACAATTCTGAAAGAACATTAGAGAAATGTTTAACTAGTATTGAACAACAAGAATATGAAAACATTGAAATTGTGCTAGTAAATGATGGATCAAAGGATAAAGGACTTGAAATTGCAAAAAACTATGCCCAAAAATATAAAAATATAAAAATTTTTTCGCAAAAAAATCTAGGAGTAGCTGTTGCCAAAGAAAGGGGAGTTGAATGTTCTACAGGAGATTATATTACTTTTGTAGATTCTGATGACTACATCCTTCCTACATATATATCAGACTATATAGCAGCTATATGTAAATATGATTGTGATATATGTATTAGCGGATACAGCACATTGAAAAATGGAAATCTAAAAAAACATTTATTAAGTAACAGATCTTTTTCTATCCAAAAAGCTGAAGCGATGTCAGATTTACTTAAAGATGGATTTGGAGACTTTTTTTGCAATAAAATTTTTTCAAGAAAGGTTATGAGGTATTTTAAATTAGATTCTGGAAAAAATTATGAAGATATAAGAGAATGTTATAAATTATTTCAGTACGCCAATACTTTCTTTTATGTTTCTAACCCAGGCTATGTTTATGTAATTCATTCAGGGAGCATTACATCTACTCCTTCAAAAAAGAATAGATATGATTTGTATGAAGCAAAAATAGGCCAATACTTATTTTTTAAAGAAAATGGCTATAATGATGCTATCAAGGTAGCATATCCTTCATTAATTGAAGTAGCCTCAAAGTATTTACTATTTTGCGGAAAATTACGAAATAGGTCATATGACAACATGGCAAAAAAAATTATATATGAAGCTAAATTACAAGATATTTCTTCATATAAATTAAAAGTTCTAGTAATATTAATTAAAATTTGGGAGGGTAGGAAATGGTAA
- a CDS encoding sugar transferase, protein MEEEDVAKVELNPKKVKKRPFYRFFKRSVDIVGSGAGLVLLSPLFGYLAYKVHKEDGGSVFYSQERVGKDGKKFKIYKFRSMVPNADQMVEELEDQNEIDGAMFKIKDDPRVTKIGHVIRKYSLDELPQLWNVLIGNMTLVGPRPPLPSEVEEYSDYDKLRLTVKPGCTGLWQVTKRNEADFDEMVELDIEYINHSGFFYDLGLIVRTIGVMIHPNGAY, encoded by the coding sequence ATGGAGGAAGAGGACGTGGCAAAAGTTGAACTTAACCCTAAAAAAGTTAAGAAACGTCCTTTCTATCGTTTCTTTAAAAGAAGTGTAGATATAGTTGGAAGTGGGGCCGGGTTGGTACTACTTTCTCCTTTATTTGGCTACTTAGCTTATAAAGTCCATAAAGAAGATGGTGGTTCAGTCTTTTATAGCCAAGAGAGAGTTGGCAAGGATGGCAAGAAATTTAAGATTTATAAGTTTCGTTCCATGGTACCTAATGCAGACCAAATGGTCGAAGAATTAGAAGATCAAAACGAAATTGATGGAGCCATGTTTAAAATTAAAGACGATCCGCGGGTAACTAAGATTGGGCATGTAATTCGTAAATACAGTCTTGATGAATTGCCACAATTGTGGAATGTTTTAATTGGAAATATGACGTTAGTTGGACCACGTCCACCGCTACCTTCAGAAGTTGAAGAATACAGTGATTATGATAAATTACGTTTAACTGTTAAGCCTGGCTGTACTGGGCTTTGGCAAGTAACTAAGCGTAATGAAGCCGATTTTGATGAAATGGTTGAATTAGACATCGAATATATTAATCATAGTGGTTTTTTCTATGATTTAGGTCTTATTGTTAGAACTATTGGTGTCATGATTCATCCTAATGGAGCGTATTAA
- a CDS encoding glycosyltransferase — MNKAKLGIVVVTYNPNINDFYKNMKIISTLSNNIVIVDNNSNDQIYRGIEQLKESYSNLSIIRLSENKGIGYAQNIGIEYLNNKVENYYLFLDQDSSITLFNLKKLIKIFEKINDQNVVAIGPAQDYDVLNNHVEKTDKLISSGSLVKKAAFEKIGKYKSAFFIDYIDYEWCWRAQKQGYKVYKTDLVEMNHETTGVNRYRGHTVDPIFRLYYIFRNSTYLVLYEKIPIKAKIVMIVRNSGKLMFQFRLPKKKLRIKSVMKGIKDGLRKQLG, encoded by the coding sequence ATGAATAAGGCAAAACTTGGAATAGTAGTTGTAACTTATAATCCCAATATTAATGATTTTTATAAAAATATGAAAATAATTTCTACTTTGAGTAATAATATAGTAATAGTAGATAATAATTCAAATGATCAAATATATCGTGGAATAGAACAATTAAAAGAAAGTTATTCTAATTTAAGTATAATTAGACTATCTGAGAATAAAGGTATTGGTTATGCTCAAAATATTGGTATTGAATATTTGAATAATAAAGTAGAAAATTATTACCTTTTCCTAGATCAAGATAGTAGTATAACACTATTCAATTTAAAAAAATTAATAAAAATATTTGAAAAGATTAATGATCAGAATGTTGTAGCTATAGGACCTGCTCAAGATTATGATGTACTAAATAATCATGTGGAGAAAACCGATAAATTGATTAGTTCAGGTTCGCTAGTAAAAAAAGCTGCATTTGAGAAAATAGGGAAGTATAAGTCAGCATTTTTTATAGACTATATTGATTATGAATGGTGCTGGCGTGCACAAAAGCAAGGGTATAAAGTGTATAAAACGGATTTAGTAGAAATGAATCATGAAACAACTGGTGTAAATAGATATAGGGGACATACAGTTGATCCTATTTTTCGCTTATATTATATATTTAGAAATTCTACGTATTTGGTTTTATATGAAAAAATACCAATAAAGGCTAAGATAGTTATGATTGTTAGAAATTCGGGCAAGCTCATGTTTCAATTTCGACTTCCTAAAAAAAAGTTAAGAATTAAATCGGTTATGAAGGGCATTAAAGATGGATTGCGTAAACAATTAGGATAG